The following are encoded together in the Monodelphis domestica isolate mMonDom1 chromosome 5, mMonDom1.pri, whole genome shotgun sequence genome:
- the GLIPR1 gene encoding glioma pathogenesis-related protein 1 isoform X1, with translation MVMDTRLGIMIFSIFPLCNCSYTKDTLPKITNEDFIKECVDIHNKLRSSVSPKASNMLKMSWDPDLAKTARAWAKRCEFKHNIYLDTAKMAHPTFNPVGENMWTGSLGQFTPTVAIQMWYDEVKNYDYQTQKCTGVCGHYTQVVWANSYKIGCAVQFCPKVKGFGALSNGAHFLCDYGPAGNYPTRPYKKGNACSDCRGEKCVKKLCENPNRDEVKGTNFHPVWEIFERNRKLSLTLTLGPLFIILFAIVVSLIKHYYPRQVTSEELKSKRNNTG, from the exons ATGGTCATGGATACCAGACTTGGGAtaatgatattttccatttttccactttgcAATTGCTCTTATACTAAGGATACTCTGCCCAAGATCACCAATGAAGATTTCATCAAAGAATGCGTGGACATTCATAACAAGTTGCGATCCAGTGTGAGTCCCAAAGCCAGTAACATGCTAAAGATG tccTGGGATCCAGACTTGGCCAAGACTGCGAGAGCCTGGGCAAAAAGGTGTGAGTTTAAGCACAATATCTACCTGGACACGGCCAAAATGGCGCACCCTACTTTCAATCCAGTGGGAGAAAATATGTGGACTGGCTCACTCGGGCAATTTACTCCAACTGTTGCCATCCAGATGTGGTATGACGAAGTCAAAAACTATGACTACCAGACTCAGAAATGCACGGGGGTGTGTGGCCATTATACTCAG GTTGTCTGGGCAAATAGTTACAAGATCGGCTGTGCAGTTCAATTTTGTCCCAAAGTTAAAGGGTTTGGCGCGCTTTCCAACGGGGCACATTTTTTATGCGACTATGGACCAGC GGGAAATTACCCAACAAGACCCTATAAGAAAGGAAATGCCTGTAGTGACTGCAGAGGGGAAAAATGTGTGAAGAAGCTGTGTG AAAATCCCAACCGTGACGAAGTTAAAG GTACTAATTTCCATCCAGTTTGGGAGATATTTGAACGCAATCGAAAACTTTCTCTTACTCTTACTTTGGGGCCACTTTTTATTATTCTGTTTGCTATAGTAGTCTCTTTGATAAAGCATTATTACCCAAGGCAAGTTACTTCTGAAGAACTTAAATCCAAAAGGAATAATACAGGATAA
- the GLIPR1 gene encoding glioma pathogenesis-related protein 1 isoform X2, with protein MLKMSWDPDLAKTARAWAKRCEFKHNIYLDTAKMAHPTFNPVGENMWTGSLGQFTPTVAIQMWYDEVKNYDYQTQKCTGVCGHYTQVVWANSYKIGCAVQFCPKVKGFGALSNGAHFLCDYGPAGNYPTRPYKKGNACSDCRGEKCVKKLCENPNRDEVKGTNFHPVWEIFERNRKLSLTLTLGPLFIILFAIVVSLIKHYYPRQVTSEELKSKRNNTG; from the exons ATGCTAAAGATG tccTGGGATCCAGACTTGGCCAAGACTGCGAGAGCCTGGGCAAAAAGGTGTGAGTTTAAGCACAATATCTACCTGGACACGGCCAAAATGGCGCACCCTACTTTCAATCCAGTGGGAGAAAATATGTGGACTGGCTCACTCGGGCAATTTACTCCAACTGTTGCCATCCAGATGTGGTATGACGAAGTCAAAAACTATGACTACCAGACTCAGAAATGCACGGGGGTGTGTGGCCATTATACTCAG GTTGTCTGGGCAAATAGTTACAAGATCGGCTGTGCAGTTCAATTTTGTCCCAAAGTTAAAGGGTTTGGCGCGCTTTCCAACGGGGCACATTTTTTATGCGACTATGGACCAGC GGGAAATTACCCAACAAGACCCTATAAGAAAGGAAATGCCTGTAGTGACTGCAGAGGGGAAAAATGTGTGAAGAAGCTGTGTG AAAATCCCAACCGTGACGAAGTTAAAG GTACTAATTTCCATCCAGTTTGGGAGATATTTGAACGCAATCGAAAACTTTCTCTTACTCTTACTTTGGGGCCACTTTTTATTATTCTGTTTGCTATAGTAGTCTCTTTGATAAAGCATTATTACCCAAGGCAAGTTACTTCTGAAGAACTTAAATCCAAAAGGAATAATACAGGATAA
- the KRR1 gene encoding KRR1 small subunit processome component homolog — translation MASSPPARLGKGAIEAENGFRNQKRGNRGVDESELLTVPDGWKEPPFTKDDNPRGLLEESSFATLFPKYREAYLKECWPLVQKALHEHHINATLDLIEGSMTVCTTKKTFDPYIIIRARDLIKLLARSVPFEQAIRILEDNNACDIIKIGSLVRNKERFVKRRQRLIGPKGSTLKALELLTNCYIMVQGNTVSALGPFNGLKEVRKVVLDTMKNIHPIYNIKTLMIKRELSKDAELRSQNWERFLPQFKHKNLNKRKEPKKKTVKKEYTPFPPPQPESRIDKELASGEYFLKESQKKQQKMEQIKAKQAEAVSKRQAERNKAFVPPKEKPAVKPKKASTETKIDIAALKEKVKKAKKKKLGALTAEEVKLKMEADEKRQKKKK, via the exons ATGGCTTCTTCTCCGCCGGCACGGCTTGGGAAAGGAGCCATAGAAGCAGAGAATGGGTTTCGGAACCAGAAACGGGGGAACCGCG gTGTGGATGAATCAGAACTCCTCACTGTTCCTGATGGATGGAAAGAACCCCCATTTACAAAAGATGACAACCCCAGAGGACTGTTAGAAGAAAGCAGTTTTGCAACTTTGTTTCCCAAATATAGAGAAGCTTACCTGAAGGAATGTTGGCCTTTGGTGCAGAAAGCATTGCATGAACAT cACATAAATGCAACTCTGGACCTAATTGAGGGTAGCATGACTGTTTGCACAACTAAGAAGACTTTTGATCCTTATATTATCATCAGGGCCAGGGACTTAATAAAGCTTTTAGCAAGAAGTGTCCCATTTGAACAG gcAATAAGAATTCTTGAAGATAATAATGCTTGTGACATTATTAAGATTGGCTCTTTAGTAAGAAACAAAGAGAGATTTGTAAAAAGAAGACAAAGGCTTATTGGGCCTAAAGGATCTACTCTGAAG GCATTAGAACTGTTAACAAACTGTTACATTATGGTTCAGGGGAACACTGTTTCAGCTCTTGGGCCATTTAATGGTTTAAAAGAA GTTCGAAAAGTAGTCCTGGATACGATGAAAAATATTCATCCAATCTATAACATCAAA ACACTGATGATTAAACGAGAGCTCTCAAAGGATGCTGAGTTAAGATCACAAAATTGGGAAAGGTTTTTGCCACAGTTCAAACACAAAAATTTGAATAAACGCAAGGAACCAAAGAAAAAAACTGTTAAGAAAGAGTATACACCATTCCCACCTCCACAGCCAGAAAGTCGG ATTGATAAAGAATTGGCCAGTGGTGAGTACTTTTTGAAAGAAAGTCAGAAGAAGCAACAAAAAATGGAGCAAATTAAG GCTAAACAAGCTGAAGCAGTCAGTAAAAGACAGGCAGAAAGAAACAAAGCTTTTGTCCCACCTAAAGAAAAACCAGCTGTGAAACCTAAGAAAG CTTCTACTGAAACAAAAATTGATATAGCTGCTCTCAAAGAAAAGGtgaagaaagcaaagaagaagaaactgggagcCCTTACGGCAGAGGAAGTAAAACTGAAAATGGAAGCCGAtgaaaagagacagaagaagaaaaagtga